In Phacochoerus africanus isolate WHEZ1 chromosome 2, ROS_Pafr_v1, whole genome shotgun sequence, one DNA window encodes the following:
- the LOC125120256 gene encoding salivary lipocalin, giving the protein MKLLLLLCLGLTLACSHKEAGQDVVTSNFDTSKIAGEWYSILLASDAKENIEENGSMRVFVERIRVLDNSSLAFTFQIKVNGECTEFYVVCDKVGDGVYTVAYDGENKFRLLEVNYSDYIIIHLVNVNGDKTFQLMEFYGRKPDVEPKLKDRFVEICQQYGIIKENIIDLTQIDRCFQLRGSGEVQESSAE; this is encoded by the exons ATGAAGCTGCTGCTCTTGCTGTGTCTAGGGCTGACTCTAGCCTGTTCCCACAAGGAAGCAGGCCAAGATGTTGTGACAAGCAACTTCGATACTTCCAAG ATTGCCGGCGAGTGGTATTCCATTCTTTTGGCCTCAGACGCCaaggaaaatatagaagaaaatggtAGCATGAGAGTTTTTGTGGAGCGTATCCGTGTCTTGGACAACTCTTCCCTAGCCTTTACATTTCAGATAAA GGTAAACGGAGAGTGTACTGAATTTTATGTGGTTTGTGACAAAGTAGGAGATGGTGTGTATACAGTTGCCT ACGATGGAGAGAACAAATTTCGCCTACTTGAAGTGAACTATTCTGACTATATCATTATACATCTTGTGAATGTCAATGGCGACAAAACATTCCAGCTGATGGAGTTCTACG GCCGAAAACCAGATGTGGAGCCAAAACTCAAGGACAGGTTTGTGGAGATTTGCCAACAATACGGCATCATCAAGGAAAACATAATCGATCTGACCCAAATTG ATCGCTGCTTCCAACTCCGAGGGAGTGGAGAAGTCCAGGAGTCCAG TGCTGAGTGA